The following coding sequences are from one Manis pentadactyla isolate mManPen7 chromosome 13, mManPen7.hap1, whole genome shotgun sequence window:
- the LOC118913120 gene encoding LOW QUALITY PROTEIN: olfactory receptor 2T11 (The sequence of the model RefSeq protein was modified relative to this genomic sequence to represent the inferred CDS: substituted 2 bases at 2 genomic stop codons) — MKNRTSSADFILLGLLLSKKAEGIVFAIIFAIFVVAITSNLVMISLIQVDSRLHTPMYFLLSQLSVMDTVFICTIVPKLLVDMVSKDKTISFVGCGIQIFFXMTMIGSEFFLLGCMAYDRYVAVCDPLRYPVLMNRRVCLLLAAGAWFGGSLDGLLLTPITMNFPYCGSRLINHFFCEIPAVLRLACADTSLYETLMFICCVIMLLIPVSVIAASYSLILLTVHRMRSPEGRRKAFTTCSTHLTVVSIFYGAAFYNYVLPQSFHTPEKDKAVSAFYTIVTPMLNPLIYNLRNKSVLGAFKKVFTXCSPAQKVFMSDD; from the coding sequence ATGAAGAATAGAACTTCATCAGCAGACTTCATCCTCTTGGGGCTATTGTTGAGCAAAAAAGCTGAAGGGATAGTCTTTGcaattatttttgctatttttgtgGTGGCTATAACTTCAAATCTGGTCATGATATCCTTGATTCAGGTGGACTCccgcctccacacccccatgtacttcctgCTCAGCCAGCTGTCTGTGATGGACACTGTTTTCATTTGTACTATTGTCCCAAAGCTCCTGGTTGACATGGTTTCTAAGGATAAAACCATTTCCTTTGTGGGCTGTGGCATCCAGATCTTCTTCTAAATGACCATGATTGGCTCCGAGTTCTTCCTCCTGGGCTGCATGGCCTATGACCGTTATGTGGCCGTGTGTGACCCTCTGCGGTACCCCGTCCTGATGAACCGCAGGGTGTGTCTTCTTCTGGCTGCTGGTGCCTGGTTTGGTGGGTCCCTGGATGGCTTGCTGCTCACGCCCATCACCATGAATTTCCCCTACTGTGGCTCCCGCCTCATCAACCATTTCTTCTGTGAGATCCCTGCAGTTCTCAGGCTGGCCTGTGCCGACACATCCTTGTATGAAACCCTAATGTTCATCTGCTGTGTAATCATGCTGCTGATCCCCGTCTCTGTCATTGCAGCCTCCTATTCCCTCATCTTGTTAACCGTCCACCGCATGCGCTCCCCTGAAGGCCGGAGAAAGGCCTTTACTACATGCTCTACCCACTTGACTGTGGTCAGCATTTTCTATGGGGCTGCCTTCTATAATTATGTTCTGCCCCAGTCCTTCCACACCCCTGAGAAGGACAAGGCAGTGTCAGCCTTCTACACCATCGTCACACCCATGCTCAACCCTCTCATCTACAACCTCAGAAACAAGAGCGTCTTGGGGGCATTTAAAAAGGTATTCACGTGATGCTCACCTGCTCAGAAAGTATTCATGAGTGATGATTAA